A stretch of Schistocerca americana isolate TAMUIC-IGC-003095 chromosome 3, iqSchAmer2.1, whole genome shotgun sequence DNA encodes these proteins:
- the LOC124606144 gene encoding metabotropic glutamate receptor 2-like, which yields MCQTQRERWPWRQCCGLPPVSLVLAAAAAAWLQQRYLQEADGAKAHLSAWKAAWPVKREAVVEGELVLGGLMMVHERSDTVTCGPVMPQGGVQALETMLYTLDRINAPPSLLPNVTIGAHILDDCDMDTYGLEMAVDFIKGTGNVNYFLYLRIQTTVDVLSVQM from the exons ATGTGCCAGACGCAGCGGGAGCGATGGCCGTGGCGGCAGTGCTGCGGCCTCCCGCCGGTGTCCCTGGTGctggccgccgctgccgccgcctgg ctgCAGCAGCGCTACCTGCAGGAGGCGGACGGAGCCAAGGCGCACCTCAGCGCCTGGAAGGCCGCCTGGCCCGTGAAGCGCGAGGCGGTGGTCGAGGGCGAGCTGGTGCTGGGCGGGCTCATGATGGTGCACGAGCGCTCCGACACGGTGACGTGCGGGCCCGTGATGCCGCAGGGCGGCGTGCAGGCGCTCGAGACCATGCTCTACACGCTGGACAGGATCAACGCGCCGCCCTCGCTGCTGCCCAACGTCACCATCGGCGCGCACATACTCGACGACTGCGATATGGACACTTACGGTCTGGAGATGGCGGTCGACTTCATCAAAGGTACAGGAAATGTAAATTACTTCCTTTATCTAAGAATACAGACAACTGTGGATGTACTGTCTGTACAGATGTAA